Within the Bradyrhizobium ottawaense genome, the region CGGTGGAAGGTCAAGAGCGATCATTCCCTGCTGCAGGGCATGCTCGATTCGATGCTGCTGTGCCGCTACGAGAAAATGGTGCGCCCGGAAGGGCTGCGCTGGAGCGACTGGCACAAGGACCACTGGAATCGAGCCTGGGCCGGCATGGCGCGGTTCGAGAACAGGACCGACGTGCTGTCGGGTCCGTTCAACGTCGCCCAGATCGGCCTCGTCTGCGTGCTCGGCTATGCCGACTTCCGCTTCGCCGATTGCGGCTGGCGCAAGGCCTATCCGAAACTCGACGCCTTCCATCAGAAAATGCTGGAACGGCCGTCGGTGAAAATCTCGGTGCCGCCGACGGCGTAACAACGACAACGGAGACGGCAGCATGCGCGAGGATGGCAAGAAATTGCGACGCCTCGGCCTCGCTGCCGGCTTCGGTTTCGGTTTCGCGCTCGCGACCACCGGCGCGCTGGCCCAATTGAACGAAATGTCATTGGGCCAGCGAAACCTGGCCTGTGGGTCGCCGGCTGCACTCGACGATGGCTGGACCACCGCCTCCCCCGAAAGCGTCGGCCTCGACGGCGCGCGGCTCTGCGGCATCGCGGCGCGTCTGAAGGAAATGGAAGCCGACGTCCATTCCGTGGTCATCGTCCGCCACGGCAAGCTGGTGTTCGAACAATATTTCCCCGGCTATGACGAACCCTGGGGCCAGGACGGCGGCCAGCACACATTCGACGCCACCATCAAGCACGACATGCGGTCGGCATCGAAGAGCGTGGTCTCGCTGCTGGTCGGCATCGCCATCGACCGCGGACTGATCGCCAGCGTCGACGAACCGGTCGTAAAATTCTATCCGGAACACGCTGACGTCCAATCCGCAGGCTGGGACCAGATCACGCTCCGCCATCTCCTGACGATGTCGTCGGGCATGCAGTGGGACGAGAACCGCGGCTGGACCGATCCGAAAAACGACGAACCGCATCTCGGCAGCGAAGCCGATCCAATCCGCTACGTGCTGTCGAAGCCGGTCGCCAAGCCGCCGGACGCGCTGTGGACCTATAATGGCGGCAGCACCGATCTGCTCGGCAACATTCTCGAGCGTGTCTCCGGCAACCCACTGGAGGCCTTCGCGCGCGAGGTGCTGTTCCAGCCGCTCGGAATTAACGACGTGGAATGGATGAACTACCCAAAGAACGCCAAGGTTGCCTCCGCCGCCGGCTTGCGGATTCGGCCGCGCGATGCCGCCAAGATCGGCCAGCTCGTGCTCGACCAAGGGGCATGGCGCGGCAAACAGATCGTATCCGCCGACTGGATCGCGCAATCGGTCAGGCCGCGCTTTCAGGCCATCGGCTATTTCAGCGGATTATTTTTCTACGGCCAGCAATGGTGGCTGGGGCGGTCGATCTCCGAAGGCACGGAAGTGAAGTGGATCGCCGCAATGGGCTCGGGCGGCCAGCGCATCTTCATCGTGCCCGACCGCGACCTCGTCGTGATGACGACCTCGGGCCTTTATTTCCGGCCGCACCAGGGCGACGGCGCGCTGGACATGCTGACCAACGTCATCCTTCCATCCGCTCGCGACAAAAACTAGCGCGCCGGTCTCGCCAAGAAAAGATCAAGGAAGAACCATGAAACTCAACTTCACCGTCGGCGACCTTACCATCCACCGCATCATCGAGCAGGAAACCACGTTCCTGCCGGCGCTGGAGATGCTGCCGGGCCTGACGCCGGAAGTTCTGGCCGAGAACCGGTCATGGATGCAGAAGGCCGGCGCGCTCGACGACAAGGACGTACTGATCCTGTGCTTCCAGTCCTATGTGGTGAAGACGCCGCACCACACCATCCTGATCGACAGCTGCATCGGCAACGACAAGCCGCGGCCGCAGCGCCCGAAATGGAACATGAAGACCGACGACACCTATCTGCGCGCGCTGGCTGGCGCGGGCTTTACGCCAGGTGATATCGACTACGTGATGTGCACGCAT harbors:
- a CDS encoding glutathione S-transferase family protein, translated to MKLTFSPASPFARKVRIAAIETGLIDKIEFVPAAVAPGQPNEEYSKITPLKKLPVLILDNGDVILDSYVIVEYLDELAGGNKLIPASGPNRWKVKSDHSLLQGMLDSMLLCRYEKMVRPEGLRWSDWHKDHWNRAWAGMARFENRTDVLSGPFNVAQIGLVCVLGYADFRFADCGWRKAYPKLDAFHQKMLERPSVKISVPPTA
- a CDS encoding serine hydrolase domain-containing protein produces the protein MREDGKKLRRLGLAAGFGFGFALATTGALAQLNEMSLGQRNLACGSPAALDDGWTTASPESVGLDGARLCGIAARLKEMEADVHSVVIVRHGKLVFEQYFPGYDEPWGQDGGQHTFDATIKHDMRSASKSVVSLLVGIAIDRGLIASVDEPVVKFYPEHADVQSAGWDQITLRHLLTMSSGMQWDENRGWTDPKNDEPHLGSEADPIRYVLSKPVAKPPDALWTYNGGSTDLLGNILERVSGNPLEAFAREVLFQPLGINDVEWMNYPKNAKVASAAGLRIRPRDAAKIGQLVLDQGAWRGKQIVSADWIAQSVRPRFQAIGYFSGLFFYGQQWWLGRSISEGTEVKWIAAMGSGGQRIFIVPDRDLVVMTTSGLYFRPHQGDGALDMLTNVILPSARDKN